The Argentina anserina chromosome 3, drPotAnse1.1, whole genome shotgun sequence genome includes a region encoding these proteins:
- the LOC126787265 gene encoding LOW QUALITY PROTEIN: ATP synthase subunit beta, chloroplastic-like (The sequence of the model RefSeq protein was modified relative to this genomic sequence to represent the inferred CDS: deleted 1 base in 1 codon) — protein sequence MRINPTTSGPGVSALEKKNLGRIAQIIGPVLDVAFPPGKMPNIYSALVVKGRDTAGQQINVTCEVQQLLGNNRVRAVAMSATEGLTRGMEVIDRGAPLSVPVGGATLGRIFNVLGEPVDNLGPVDTRTTSPIHRSVPAFIQLDTKLSIFETGIKVIDLLAPYRRGGKIGLFGGAGVGKTVRIMELINNIANAHGGVSVFGGVGERTREGNDLYMEMKESGIINEQNIAESKVALVYGQMNEPPGARMRVGLTALTMAEYFRDVNEQDVLLFIDNIFCFVQAGSEVSALLGRMSSAVGYQPTLSTEMGSLQERITSTKEGSITSIQAVYVPADDLTDPAPATTFAHLDANRAFC from the exons atgagaATAAATCCTACTACTTCTGGTCCTGGGGTTTCCgcacttgaa aaaaaaaacctgggGCGTATTGCTCAAATCATTGGTCCGGTACTGGATGTAGCTTTTCCACCCGGCAAGATGCCTAATATTTACAGCGCTCTGGTAGTTAAGGGTCGAGATACCGCTGGTCAACAAATTAATGTAACTTGTGAAGTACAGCAATTATTAGGAAATAATCGAGTTAGAGCTGTAGCTATGAGTGCTACAGAGGGTCTAACGAGAGGAATGGAAGTGATTGACAGAGGAGCTCCTTTAAGTGTTCCAGTCGGCGGAGCTACTCTAGGACGAATTTTTAACGTACTTGGAGAGCCTGTGGATAATTTAGGTCCTGTAGATACTCGTACAACATCTCCTATTCATAGATCTGTGCCTGCCTTTATACAGTTAGATACAAAATTATCTATTTTTGAAACAGGAATTAAAGTCATAGATCTTCTAGCCCCCTATCGTCGTGGAGGAAAAATCGGACTTTTTGGGGGAGCTGGAGTGGGTAAAACAGTACGCATTATGGAATTGATCAACAACATTGCCAATGCTCACGGGGGTGTATCCGTATTTGGCGGAGTGGGTGAACGTACTCGTGAAGGAAATGATCTTTACATGGAAATGAAAGAATCCGGCATAATTAATGAACAAAATATTGCCGAATCAAAAGTGGCTCTAGTCTATGGTCAGATGAATGAACCACCCGGAGCTCGTATGAGGGTTGGTTTAACCGCCCTAACTATGGCAGAATATTTCCGAGATGTTAATGAACAAGATGTACTTTTATTTATCGACAATATCTTCTGTTTTGTCCAAGCAGGATCTGAAGTATCCGCTTTATTGGGCAGAATGTCTTCTGCTGTGGGTTATCAACCCACCCTTAGTACCGAAATGGGATCTTTACAAGAAAGAATTACTTCTACTAAAGAGGGGTCCATAACTTCTATTCAAGCAGTTTATGTACCTGCGGACGATTTGACCGATCCTGCTCCGGCCACGACATTTGCACATTTAGATGCtaatagagcgttttgttaa
- the LOC126786309 gene encoding dicarboxylate transporter 1, chloroplastic translates to MASLAFTAAPLPSLRSRTTFSKSLLLKPSPRLRVQTRPGPLRSAALGFNKTLSPLFAFPKLADSAAPIFAPLRSRGLTVKAAATGGSSVAPAKQPWQGAAMKPLIASIATGVILWFVPTPAGVTKNAWQLLAIFLATIVGIITQPLPLGAVALLGLGASVLTKTLTFAAAFSAFGDPIPWLIALAFFFARGFIKTGLGNRIAYQFVSLFGSTSLGLGYSLVFSEALLAPAIPSVSARAGGIFLPLVKSLCVACGSNVGDGTENKLGSWLMLTCFQTSVISSAMFLTAMAANPLSANLTFNTIKKTIGWTDWATAAIVPGLVSLMVVPLLLYVIYPPSVKSSPDAPKLAKERLEKMGPLSKNETIMAGTLFLTVGLWIFGGMLGVDAVTAAILGLSVLLVTGVVTWKECLAESVAWDTLTWFAALIAMAGYLNKYGLISWFSETVVKFVGGLGLGWQPAFGILVLLYFYSHYFFASGAAHIGAMFTAFLSVASALGTPPYFAAMVLAFLSNLMGGLTHYGIGSAPVFYGAGYVPLAQWWGYGFLMSVVNIIIWLGVGGFWWKFIGLW, encoded by the exons ATGGCGTCTCTAGCCTTCACCGCCGCGCCGCTCCCCTCTCTCAGATCCCGGACCACCTTCTCCAAATCCCTCTTACTAAAACCGAGTCCGAGGCTCCGAGTCcaaacccgacccggcccgctcAGATCCGCCGCGCTCGGCTTCAACAAAACCCTCAGTCCTCTCTTTGCCTTCCCCAAACTCGCCGACTCCGCCGCTCCCATCTTCGCCCCCCTCCGTAGCCGCGGCCTCACCGTCAAGGCCGCCGCAACCGGCGGCTCCTCCGTCGCTCCGGCCAAGCAGCCATGGCAGGGCGCGGCGATGAAGCCGCTAATCGCGTCCATCGCCACCGGAGTGATCCTCTGGTTCGTGCCGACTCCCGCCGGTGTCACAAAAAACGCGTGGCAGCTACTCGCGATTTTCCTCGCCACCATCGTCGGAATCATCACGCAGCCGCTGCCTCTTGGCGCCGTCGCGCTCTTAGGCCTCGGAGCTTCGGTCCTGACCAAGACCTTGACATTCGCCGCCGCCTTTTCCGCCTTCGGCGATCCCATCCCCTGGCTCATCGCCCTGGCTTTCTTCTTCGCCCGAGGCTTCATCAAAACCGGCCTCGGAAACCGAATCGCCTACCAGTTCGTCTCCCTCTTCGGTAGCACCTCCCTTGGATTAGGCTACAGCTTGGTCTTCAGCGAGGCCTTGCTAGCTCCGGCGATCCCCTCCGTCTCTGCTCGCGCCGGCGGCATTTTCCTTCCTCTGGTGAAGTCGCTCTGCGTCGCCTGCGGGAGCAATGTCGGCGACGGAACGGAGAACAAGCTCGGATCGTGGCTGATGCTGACGTGTTTTCAGACGTCGGTGATTTCGTCGGCTATGTTCTTAACGGCCATGGCCGCGAATCCTTTGAGTGCGAATTTAACGTTTAACACGATTAAGAAGACGATTGGGTGGACGGATTGGGCTACAGCGGCGATCGTTCCCGGGTTGGTGTCGCTGATGGTGGTGCCGTTGTTGCTGTATGTGATTTACCCGCCGTCGGTGAAGAGCAGCCCTGACGCGCCCAAACTTGCCAAGGAGAGGCTGGAGAAGATGGGGCCGCTGTCGAAGAACGAGACTATAATGGCCGGGACTCTCTTTCTTACG GTAGGGCTGTGGATATTTGGAGGAATGTTAGGTGTCGATGCTGTTACAGCTGCCATTCTTGGACTATCAGTTCTCCTTGTGACTGGTGTTGTTACCTGGAAGGAGTGCTTGGCCGAGTCAGTTGCCTGGGACACCCTTACGTGGTTTGCTGCACTTATTGCAATGGCTGGGTATCTCAACAAATATGGCCTTATCTCCTGGTTTAGCGAAACTGTAGTAAAG TTTGTTGGTGGATTGGGTCTTGGATGGCAGCCAGCTTTTGGCattcttgttcttctgtaTTTCTACTCTCACTATTTCTTTGCTAGTGGAGCTGCTCACATTGGCGCGATGTTTACAGCATTCTTGTCTGTGGCTAGTGCTCTTGGTACTCCACCATACTTCGCCGCCATGGTGCTTGCATTCCTCTCCAACCTCATGGGTGGCCTGACCCATTATGGGATCGGGTCAGCTCCTGTTTTCTATGGCGCTGGCTATGTTCCTCTAGCGCAGTGGTGGGGCTATGGATTTCTTATGTCTGTCGTCAATATCATCATCTGGCTCGGTGTTGGAGGGTTTTGGTGGAAGTTCATTGGTTTGTGGTGA